DNA from Nitrospira sp.:
TTGAGCACGCAGGGTTTGATGCGGCTGTCGTAATAAGGGAGCACCCGCTCGGCCGTGTCTTTCAAACTTTCGCCCCCCGGCGGCCTCACATCGTAACTGCGCCGCCAGATCTTCACCTGCTCGTCCCCGTATTTTTTGGCCGTCTCGGCCTTGTTCAATCCCTGCAGCTCTCCATACATGCGTTCGTTCAGTGCCTTGTCCTTTTCAATCGGAATGGCGGTCTGCCCGATTACCTCGAGAATGATGCGCAAGGTGTCGTTGGCACGGGCCAGCACCGAAGAAAAGGCGCGATCGAAGGTAAAACCTGCCAGCTTCTTCCCCGCTGCCTTCGCTTCTTCGACGCCCTTCGGCGAGAGCGGAACATCCACCCAGCCGGTGAAGCGGTTTTCCAGATTCCACTGTGATTCGCCATG
Protein-coding regions in this window:
- a CDS encoding Phosphoglycerate mutase, yielding MSKLVLIRHGESQWNLENRFTGWVDVPLSPKGVEEAKAAGKKLAGFTFDRAFSSVLARANDTLRIILEVIGQTAIPIEKDKALNERMYGELQGLNKAETAKKYGDEQVKIWRRSYDVRPPGGESLKDTAERVLPYYDSRIKPCVLKGETILIAAHGNSLRALVMQLDHLTREQVLELNIPTGAPLLYELDDNGKVLSHRYL